CGTCTTCGGCCTGGCCGATCCCTCCCGCCGCTGCGCCATCATTTCCCTGGCCCGCCTCTACCCGGAATTTTACGGCCAGCCCCGGGCCCCCGGCCGGTTCAAAGAACGGGCCCTCAAAGAAGCGATCCATGAACTGGGGCATCTTTGGGGCCTGGACCACTGCTCCGACCCGGCCTGCATCATGTTCTTCTCCAACTCACTTTCCGACACCGACCGCAAGGGGCCGGGGTTTTGCGCCCAATGCCGGAGTAATGTTAAAAAATCATTTAAATAAGTTATAAAGGGCTTGACATCTATAATCCCATCTGCTAGGGTTCCAAAACTAAACTTCAGTTTGTTTATATCGTATTAATTTAATTAATAATTAAATAATGACGCCGTTTTGCTTTAATGTTCCTGTAAGGAAATATGGAAACAAATATATTTTAAAGAGGGAAAATTATGCAAAAGAGGTTGGCTGTAATCGTGGCGGTGGTGACTATTACATGTCTGATGGGCTGGGTGGGTGGACAGAAGGAGGCTGCGGCGGCGGAAATCAATATCTTGCCTTATTATGTCGCCGGTAGTGTGGGGGATTCCTGGACCTATTCTTTTATCTACATCGATCCAGCCTACCCGAGTACACCCGACTTCACGGTGAACTTAACTCAGGTGACCTCCGGGGACCTGGCCGGCAAATATCGTATCGGAGATTTTGTAGATATTATCGATTCTCCCCATATACGCTGGAGCTTTGTCGATTGGGATGCCAGCGGGATAAATATTTATGCCACCGAGAGTGCCGTTTACAGCCCGCCGCTTAAAATTGCCGCAATGCAGCCACTCGGTGTAATGTTTGACCCCTTGCCGGACTTAGACGAGCATACCCATGTTTTCCAGAGGCTCGGCTCCCTGACGGTGCTTGCCGGCACTTTTGATGATGTCCTGGTAGACATAACCTTGACCAAGCTTTTCGGGCCGAGTGACGCCAATGCCGAGTTTGGTTTGGACCCGGTAGCCTTCCCGTATCAAGTAACCCATGTGGTGTGGTATGCCGCCGGGTTCGGCGAAATCCAAAATCGGGACTATGAACCTTCTGAAGGTGGTCCAATGTTGTTTGAGTATCAACTGCAAGCCACCAGTGTTGTGCCAGTACCCGCGCCCCTGGTCATGCTGGGGTCAGGATTGCTGGGGCTGTTGGTCGTGAGGAGGCGCTTCCCCCATTAGCTAAACAGGCAAAACGTGACACCTCTTCTGCAAGGTTGTTCGGGACTTCAACCTAAAAAGTTTAGGAGAGAGCATGGTGAAAAAGAGACTGACTGTAATCCTGGCAGTGGTGGCCATTGCCCTGACGGTATGGCCGAGCGGACAGAAGGCGGCGGCGACGGAAATTAATATTCTGCCTTATTACGTTGCCGGAAATGTGGGGGATTACTGGACCTATGCTTACATAGCACCCACTGGAGTGCCTGACTTTACCCTTGCCTTAACTCAAGTAGGCTCAGGGCCTTTGACCGGCAAATATCGTCTCGGAGATGGCACGGATTGGCGGATTTACGATTGGGATGCCAGCGGCGTGAATGTTTATGAGAATGAAGGCATTGTTTACAGTCCGCCAATCAAAATCGACGCAATTCAGCAACTGGATGAGGTAGTCGTCAGCCCATTTCCTGAACACGCAGATTTTCCGTGGTATTTTCAGAAACTCGGCTCCAGCCTTACGGTTCTTGCAGGTACTTTTGATGATGTCCTGGTGCAATTCGCCCTGGATAAGAATTTCGGAGGCCCCACCAAGGCCAATGACGAGTTCGTTTTGGATTACACCGCAGTCCCTTATGGAGTAACCCATGTGAGCTGGATGGCCGCCGGGATCGGGGAAATCCAAAATCGAGACTATGATGAGTTCGGCAACATGCTATTTGAGTACCAGCTGAAGGCTACCAGTGTGCCGCTGCCTCCCTCGCTTGTTCTCCTGGGTTCGGGCTTGCTGGGGCTGTTGGCCTTGAGGAAGCGCTTTTCCAAGTAATCAAAATCTTGCCACTTTCTCACACGGCAGGGCCTTCAAGGTCCTGCCTTTTTTGTGGGCGATGCCGGGAACGTCTGGGGAAATAAGATTGCATGGAGGGCAAGAGGGCGGACACATAGGTCCGCCCCTACAGGTGCTTCTTAGCTCCGTCCCCAAACCTATCCTGCCAAATCAGCTAACGCCTGCGCGGCGAAGTCCAGGGTGGGGTCCAGTTCCAGGGCCTGTTTGAGCACATAGGCGGCTTCCTTGGGGTGGCCCAGGCGCTGCAAGTTGATCCCCAGGTTGGCGTAGTCGATGGCCGAGCCCGGGTCCAGGTCGATGACCTTCTCGAAGCACTCCACCGCCTGCTGATAGTCCTCCAGCTTGAAACAGCAGAACCCCAGCAGGTGGTGGGCCTCTTTCAGATCGGGAGAGAGGGCCACGGCTTGGGTGAAGGCCTGGGCCGCTTCCTGGAAATTCCCCAAATCTTTCTGGCAAGCGCCCAGGTGCACGTAAATGCTGGGGATTTCGTGGGCCGGCGGGTCGAACTCCATGGCCAGGCGGAAGTGGACCAAGGCCTCGTGAGCGCGGTCCTGGTTTTCCAGGGCCAGGCCGAGAAAGAAGTTAACGTCGAAGCGCTGGGGGAACGCGGCATCAAGCTCGGCCAGGGCCGCCAGGGCCATCAGTGGCGGGGCGTACAGGGCCGCGACCTTGGCCAGGTGAAAAATGACCGTGGTATTGCGGGTGCGATCCAGGAAATGCGTACCGGGGACCAACACATAGACCGTGGGGAGGTTAACGCGGGGGTGCGTGGTGTTCACCACCAGAACCTCCAACCCCAGGCGAGACAAGGCTGTCAGGCAAAGTTGAATCTCGTCCTTGAGATTGGGCCGGGAGAGGTTGGGGAGGCTGTCCAGGGGGATCACCGGGCCGGGGGCCATGAGATAGGCCGCGTCCTCAA
The sequence above is a segment of the Desulfobaccales bacterium genome. Coding sequences within it:
- a CDS encoding archaemetzincin family Zn-dependent metalloprotease; this translates as MGHGVSLKIKLVSVGSLPPPLLRFLQEGLARELGVVVRVGGNLPLPASCAEGRRQYPGEPFLQALEAARTPEDEVILGVTGVDLYVSGLNFVFGLADPSRRCAIISLARLYPEFYGQPRAPGRFKERALKEAIHELGHLWGLDHCSDPACIMFFSNSLSDTDRKGPGFCAQCRSNVKKSFK